GCCCGTCGTTCCCACGCGCCGACGGCAGGGGAAGCGGTGGCGGCGTCATCGGAGGCGCGGCAGCCGGCGGCGCGGGCGCACGGCTCGGTGCGGGCGGCATGGCGACCGCCTTGAGCGGGGCGACCACCGTCTCGTCCAGCGACGGCACGAGCGCGGGCGCATCGCGGCGCGCCTGCGTCGTGGCGGCCAGGTGCTCGAGCGCGATGTCCTCTTCGGTCTGTGTTGCACGCGCCGGCGCCGCGGGGGTCGGAGATGCCGCCGACGGAGGTGGCGGGTGGATCGCCCGCATGGCGGGCGCCGGGGGTGGTGTCTGGACGCCAGCCTGAGCCTGCGTGGCAGCCCCGGTCACCGGACGGGTCACCGGCAGGGTCACCACCATCGTCACGTCGTCGGAGCTGGCCTGCATCGCGCGACGGCGCGCGCGGGCCAGGTCCTTCCGCATCGCCTGCAGGTCCTGATAGCGATCGCCGGGCTGGCGCGCCATGCTGCGGGCGATCACGCCCGCCAGGTCCCTGTCGATCCCCGGCACGAGCTGCGTGATCGGCGTCGGCTGCGCGGCGAGCACCTTCTGCAGGACGTCTGCAGTCGTGGACCCGCCGAACGCGCGACATCCCGAGAAAAGCTCGTACATCACGAGACCGACGGCGTAGATGTCGCTGCGCGCGTCGACCTCGGCACCTTCCAGTTGCTCGGGCGCCATGTAGGCGGGCGTCCCGATCAGCGTCGGCGCGTCGAATTCGCGCGACTCCCGGTGCGACACGCGGGCGATGCCGAAATCGAGCACCTTGACCAGCCCGGCCCTCGTGATCATGAGGTTCGCGGGCTTGATGTCCCGGTGGACGATCCCGCGCTGATGGGCGTACCCAAGCCCGTCGGCCACCTCGTCGATGATGTCCAGCTTCCTGATCGCCGAGAACGGCACGTCGTCCCGGATCAGCGTGGCCAGCGTGTCGCCATCGATGTACTCCATGGCGATGAACAGCTGTCCGTCGTGGTCCCCCACGTCGTAGACCGTGACGACGTTCGGGTGCTGGAGACGGCCCGCCGACTGCGCCTCCCGCATGAAGCGGCGGCGCAGGTCCTCGCCGTTGACCCGGAGGAGTTTGAGGGCGACGTGGCGGTCGATGACGGGGTCGCGCGCGAGGTACAGGACGCCCATTCCGCCCTCGCCGAGCAGGCGTTCGACTTTGTACCGACCGATCTTTGCAGGGAGGGTGCCCATTGAGCGCTCCTAGGGACTAACGTTGCCTGGCGCGAGGGTGAACAGCGCGCCGCCTTCCCGGGAGACGCGAAGCGGTAATCCGTGCTCCGGCACGGGGCGTAATCGTTTACAGTACCGGACTGACGCCACGTGGACGAGCTTCCAGCACATATCGGGCCTTACGAAGTGCGAGACCGCCTCGGCCACGGCGGCATGGGCATGGTGTATCTGGGCTTCGACCCGATGCTGGATCGCCCCGTCGCGATCAAGGTGCTCAAGGTCCCCGACGACGAGACCCGGCGCCGTTTCCTGCGGGAAGCGCGCCTGGCCGCAAAGGTCCATCACCCCAATATCGTCAGCATCTACGCCGTCGGTGAGCACGAGGGCAACCCGTACCTCGCGATGGAGTTCATCGCCGGGCGCACGCTGGCCCAGATCATCCGCAACGGCGACACGGTGCCGCTCGCTCGCAAGGTGCACTGGCTCTCCGAGCTGTGTGCGGGACTGGCACATGCGCACACCAGCGGCATCGTCCATCGCGACGTCAAGCCGTCGAACCTGCTGATCGCACACGGGACGGGCACGCTGCGGCTGGTGGACTTCGGCATCGCCCACGGCAACGAAGCCTCGGGCATGACGATGGCCGGCATGGTGGTGGGGACGCCGCAGTACATGTCGCCCGAGCAGATCACGGGGCAACCCGTCGACGCGCGCAGCGACATCTTCTCGGTGGGCTCGGTGGCCTACGAGCTCCTCACGGGCCGGCAGGCCTTCGGGGGCGACAACCTCTACCATGTCTCGCGCCAGATCGTAGGCGAGGAACCGCGCCAGATCGAGAGTTTCGTGCCCGACGCGCCGCAGGCGCTCGTGCGCACGATCATGAAGTGCCTCCAGAAGGAGCCCGACGCGCGGCCCGAATCGGCGCGGCTCATCGAGCGCGAGTTCCTCGGGATCGCCCGCCGGCTCGACCCCGATCACACGCTCGTGGTGTTACCGGCCGAGCCCACGGTGGTGTCGTCGGGGGCCGACAGCACCACGTCGCGCCGTCAGATGCTGAAAGATGCCGAGGACGCGATCGAACAGGGCCAGATCACGACGGCCAGCGATCTGGTCCAACGGCTCGAATCGGTGGGCACGTCGCCCAATGCCGACGTGCAGCAGCTCCGGCAACGACTCCATGGACGACGGCTCGAGCTGCGCATCCAGGACGCCGTGATGCGCGCCGAACAGGCGTCGCAGTCGGGCTCGCTCGAAGAGGCCGAAAGCGCCATGGCCGCCCTGTCCGACATCGCGCCGCGCCATCCGGCGCTGGTCGCGCTCCGGAAGGCACACCAGGAACGGCTCGATGAACGGCAGGTCGCCGCGCTGACCTCGCGGGCCAGGCTGGCGCTGCAGCACGAGAAACTCGACGAGGCGGCCGCCCTCATCGCCGAGGCCCTGGCCCTCGATCCGGATTCTGGCGAAGCCCTCGCGGTGCAACAGAGGCTCTCCGACCGCACCCGTGCGCAGCGGATCGCCCGCATGGTGGCGCAGGCGAGCCGGGCCCTCGAGAAGGAGGATCCGCTGGCGGCCCGCCGGGCGATCGAGGCGCTGACCAAACTCGATCCGTCGCACCGCGACGTGGAGCGGTTGCAGGGGCGCCTGGCCGCACTCACCGCAGATGCCGCCGAGCACGCCGGGCGCACGCCGACGTCTGCAACGCGCCCACCTGCCGCGCCGCCCTCGCGGCAACCGGCGGCTGCGGCCGCAGCAGCACCTGCCGCACCGGCCACGCCACCTCCCGCAGCAGCGACGACAGGACCGTCGTCGACACAAGCGCCGGCACCGGCGCTGGATAATCTGCTGATCCGCCAGCCCGTGTCGCGCGTGGACGTCGACGGGCCCTTGGCGCCGTCCGGGGGGGCGCCGTCGAATGTCGTGGGCGAAGCGACGAGCCGGTCACCCCTGGTGGCCGTGCTGGTGGTGCTCGCGCTCCTGCTCGGGGGCGGTGGTGCCTGGTTCGCGTTCATGCGCGGGTCTGCCACACCGCCCGAGCCTGCAATCCAGTCGAACACCGACACACCCGTAAGTGGCGACACGCCCGGCACCGTCACGCCGCCGCCTGGCAGTGAGGGGACGACGGGTACGGAGCCGCCGACGTCAACGGCGAGCGGAGACGCGAAGGACGACACCGAAGCGGTCGTCCCGCCGCCGACGGGTACGAAGATCGACGTCTGGGCTGCCGCACGCCAGCACGTCGCCGCCGGCCGCTTCGACAGGGCGATGGCAGCCATCGACGAGGTGAAGGGCGAACCCGCGCGTGCCGTGCACCAGGAGCGGACGCGTGTGGTCGACGCCGCACGCCGCACCGCGCTCGCCTCACGCCGCGTGGCCGACGACCTTCGCCGGTCCGCCGCGCCGGAGTACGTCCTCGGGGCGACCAGCCAGGCGCAGGCCGATCGCGATACGGCGGCGGGCCGCCTCTCGCAGGCGGTGAGTGCGTACGTGGAGGCGCGCACGCACTTCCTCCAGGCGATGCAGCCCACCGAGCGAGCGCAGACGCAGACGGGCGGCACGATACCCACCCCGCCGCCTGTCACGACCACGCCGTCGGGCACGACACCGGGGGCGCAGCCGCCACCAACGCAGAACACCTCGCCACGCGTGGATCTCTCGACGTGGTCGAACGAAGAGGCGCGTGCGACGATCTCCCAGTTCTGCGGTGCGTATCTCGCCCGCGACCTCGGTCTGCTGAACCGTCTGTGGCCCAACATGAGCCCGGCGTGGCGCACGGAGTTCAAGGAGGCCTTCTCCACCGAAGGCGAGCTCGTGTGCGTGTTCGAGAGCGTGACGATCGTCCGGGCGACAGACGAGTTCAACGCCGTCACGCGCCTCCTGACGCAGCTCCCCGGCGCCGCCCAACGCCGCCGCAACCTCACCCTGACCCTCGTCCCCGCCCGCGACAGACTGGTCATCGGCAACATCAGCGTGAAGTAGGAGCCGACGACCGGGAACCGGGCGACCGGCGACCGGCGACAGGCAACCGGTTGTCGGGGTTGGACGCCGGGCATCCGGTGGGACGAGTGTAGGGGCACCCCTTGTGGGTGCCCGATCCGACGGCACAGACGCAGACAGCATTTCCGACCGGTTGCCCGTTGCCCGTTGCCGGTTGCCGGTTGCCGGTCATCGCATTTCAGCGAGTACCATGCCCGCATGTGCGTCTGGCGTGGGCTTTCACGGTTGGTGTTCGTTCTGCTGCTGTCGTCTCTCGCGAACCCCGTCGCGGCGCAGACGACGGGGATCGAGTACGTCGTCTCCATCCCGCATCCCGAGCAACGATGGCTCCTGGTCGACGCGACGTTCCCGTCGCGCGCGGGACAGGCACTCGAAGTGCGGATGGCGCGATCATCGCCGGGCCGTTACGCGACGCACGAATTCGGCAAGAACGTCTACAGGTTCGAGGCGCTGGACGCGGCCGGCGCGGCGCTGGCCGTCACGCAGGTCGCCCCCGCGCACTGGCGCATCGCGGCCACCGGCCCCGCGGTGCACGTGCGCTACAGGCTGTTTGCCGATCACGTGGACGGCACGTATGCGGCGGTCGACCGCACGCACGCGCACCTGAACATCCCGGCGACGTTCGCCTGGGCGCCGTCACTCCAGCAGACGCCGATTCGCGTGCGCCTCACGCAGCCGCCCGACCTCGCGTGGCGCGTGTCGACGCAACTCTTCCCGACCGGCGATCCGCTCGTCTTCACGGCACCGAACCACCAGTACTTCATGGACTCGCCGATCGAATTCAGCGATCACGCCGTGCGCGAGTTCACCGTGGCGCGCCCGAGCGGCGCGCCGGCCCGCATCAGGCTGGCCGTGCACCATCTCGGGACGGACGCGCAGGTCGACGCCTTCGCCGCCGACGTCGAGAAGGTCGTGCGTGAGCAGGCCGCGGTCTTCGGCGAGATCCCGGCGTTCGACACGGGCACGTACACGTTCCTGATGGACTACCTGCCCTGGGCGGATGGCGACGGCATGGAGCACCGCAACAGCACCGTGTGCACGTCGAGCGCGACTCTGGCAGACGCGGCACCGCGGCTGCTCGGCACCGTGTCGCACGAGTTCTTCCACGCGTGGAACGTCGAGCGCATCAGGCCGGCGTCGCTCGAACCGTTCGACTTCGGCACCGCGAACATGTCGGGCGATCTCTGGCTGGCCGAGGGCTTCACGAGCTACTACGGCGTGCTCACGATGATCCGCGCCGGCTTCATCGCCGCGGATCAGGGCGTGGAGCAGCTCGCGGGATACGCCAACGGCGTGCTCCACGCGCCGGGCACGCGGTTCAGATCGGCGGTGGACATGAGCCGCCTCGCGCCGTTCGTGGACGCGGCCACGTCCGTCGACAGCACCAACTGGGAGAATACGTTCGCATCCTATTACACGTATGGCGCCGCGATCGGCCTCGGTCTCGACCTCACGCTGCGCGAGCGGAGCAACGGACGCGTGACGCTCGACGACTTCATGCGTCAACTGTGGAAGGTCCACGGCGTTCCGGGCGGGAAGGCGCCCGGTTACGTGACACGGCCGTACACGGTGAAGGACGCCGAGGCGGCCCTGGCCGTCGTGAGCGGCGACGCGGCCTTCGCGGCCGACTTCTTCACGCGCCACGTCCTCGGCACCGAGGCCATCGACTACGCGCGGCTGTTCGCCGCCGTGGGCTACGCGCTGCGCGAGCGAGGGACGCCACCAACGCTCGGCCCCGTGCGCCTCCAACAGCGGCAGGGACGCATGGTCGTGGCGGGCAATACGATCGAGGGCAGTCCGCTGCACACGGCAGGCATCGGCAGCGGCGACGCCATCACGTCGCTCGCCGGCACCGCCATCACGCAGCCCGGCGACTTCGAGCGCATCCTGGCGACGCAGACGCCGGGGACCGACGTCGCGGTGGAGTTCGATTCCCGAGGCGAGCGGCGGACCGTGCCGGTGACGGTGCAGAAGAACAACCGCCTGGAGGCCGTCCCGTCCTCCCCGCGCACGCCGGAACAGGACGCCCTCCGTACGGCGTGGCTGTCATCGCGGAGGCCGTCGTAGGGACCGGGTCCCTACGGTGCTTGTCTGATCGCCGCGACCCGTCCCGCCATCGCCTTGACACGATCGGGGTGGTCGGCGGCGATGTTGCGGGTCTCGCCGATGTCTGTGTCGAGGTCGTACAACTGCGGCAGTGGATCGTTGGCGAGTTCGGTGTTGGTGTACTCGTTGCGCCTCGGCCCCTTCGACGGCTCGATGTACTTCCACCGGCCCTCGCGCAGCGCCAGTCCACCTGCGTGCTCGACGATGTGATCGCGGCCCACGGGATCCTCGCCGAGCAGGGCCGCGAGCTGGTTCGTGCTGTCTGCCGCGTCGCCTTGCGGTACCGATTGCTGCGTGAGCGCGGCAAGTGACGCCACGAGATCCACCTGCGACACGAGCGCGTCGCTGACGCCCCGCTTCACGCGCGCCGGCCACCGGACGGCGAACGGCACGCGCGTGCCGGCTTCGAAGCGGCTGTACTTGCCGCCGCGCAGCGGCCCCCACGGCCTGTGCGCGCCGAGTTTCTCCACCGCCTGATCGACGTACCCGTCGTCGACGACGGGCCCGTTGTCGCTCGTGAAGATCACCAGCGTGTCGTCGGCGAGCTTCAGGCGGTCGAGCGTCTCGAGCACCTGCCCGATCGACCAGTCGGCCTGCAGGATCGCGTCGCCGCGCGGGCCCATGCCCGACTTGCCGACGAATCGTTCGTGCGGCACGCGCGGGACGTGCGGATCGTTGAGGGCGAAGTAGAGGAAGAACGGCTCACGCTGGTGCTGCTCGATGTAGGCGACCGCCTTGCGCGTGAACGTGTCGGCCATGTCCTGGTCGCGCCACAGCGCGGCCTTGCCGCCCGTCATGTACCCGATCCGGCTCACGCCGTTGACGATGGTCTGATCGTGCCCATGACTCGGCCGCTGCGTCGTCAGCAGTTCGGGATGGGCCTTGCCCGTCGGCCAGTCGCCGACCGGTTTGGTGTAGTCCACGCGAATCGGATCCGTCGGATCGAGCCCGACGACGCGACCGTCTTCGACAAAGACCGTCGGCACGCGATCGCCGGTGGCCGCCATGATGAAGCTGTAGGCAAAGCCAACCTCGTTGGGACCGGGTGTGATGCGCGCGTTCCAGTCGGGACCGTCAGGTCCGCCGAGCCCGAGATGCCACTTGCCGACAACACCGGTCTGATAGCCGGCCTTGCGCAGCATCGCGGGCATTGTCGTGCGCGCGGGATCGATGATGAGCGACGCGTTGCCGGGAAGTACGCCCGTGCCCTGCTGGCGCCACGCGTAGCGGCCCGTGAGCATCGAGAACCGCGACGGCGTGCACGTGGCCGACGTCGCGTACCCGTTCGTGAACCTGACGCCCTCGCGCGCCACGCGGTCCATGTGCGGCGTCGAGATGGCCGTGGCGCCGTACGCCGACGTATCGCCGTAGCCCAGGTCGTCGGCGTAGATCAGGACGATGTTCGGACGCGGCGCCGGCTGCGCCTGCACCATCGACAGGCAGCAGGCCAGTAGTACCGGCAAGAGGCAACGGGCAACGGGCAACCGGTTGCCGGTCGTCGTCATTCTTCCCCCATGTAGGGGTAGCGGTAGTCGGTGGGCGGGACGAACGTCTCCTTGATCGAACGCGGGCTCACCCAGCGCAGGAGATTGAGCTTGCTGCCGGCCTTGTCGTTGGTGCCCGACGCGCGCGCGCCGCCGAACGGCTGCTGGCCCACCACGGCGCCCGTGCACTTGTCGTTGATGTAGAAGTTGCCTGCCGCGTTGCGCAGGTGCGTGTACGCCTGGCGCACGGCGCGGCGATCGTCGGCGAAGATCGCGCCCGTCAGCGCGTACGGCGACGTCCTGTTCACGATGGCCATCGTCTCGATGAACTGATCGTCGGGGTAGACGTAGGCCGTCACGACGGGGCCGAAGATCTCCTCGCAGAGCAGACGCGCGCCGGGATCCTCCACCTGCACGAAGGTCGGCTGCACGAAGTAGCCCACCTCGTTCGAGGCGGTACCACCGCTCAGGACGGTGCCCGTGCGACGGGCCTCTTCGAGATATCCGCCGATCTTGGTGAACGACCGCTGATCGATCACCGCGCCCATGAAGTTGCGGAAGTCGCGCACGTCGCCGACGCGGATGTCGGCCATCATCGCGACGATGCGATCCTTGACCGCGCCCCAGAGCGACTGCGGGATGTAGACGCGGCTGCACGCCGAGCACTTCTGCCCCTGGAACTCGAACCCGCCCCTGACGATGGCCACCGCCAGCGCGTCGACGTTGGCCGACGGGTGCGCCATGATGAAGTCCTTGCCGCCCGTCTCGCCCACCATGCGCGGATACGACCGGTACTGGTCCACGCGGCCCGCCACGGTCTTCCACATGTGCTGGAACACGGTGGTGCTGCCGGTGAAGTGCACGCCCGCCAGTTCCGGATGGTTCAGCACGACGTCCGAGATCGCCACGGGATCGCCGGGGACGAAGTTGATGACGCCTGGCGGAAGACCCGCGGCCTCGAACAACTTCATCACGTAGTAGTTGCTCAGCATCGCCGTCTGCGAGGGCTTCCACACGATCGTGTTGCCCATCACCGCGGGCGCCGCCGTGAGATTGCCGCCGATCGCCGTGAAGTTGAACGGGCTGACGGCGTACACGAAGCCTTCGAGCGGACGGTAGTCGGTCTGGTTCCAGACGCCCTTGTCGTTGACGGGTTGCTCGGCGTAGAGATCCTCGGCGAACGCGCAGTTGAAGCGGAGAAAGTCGGCCAGCTCGCACGCGGCGTCGATCTCGGACTGGAACACCGTCTTGCTCTGCCCGAGCATCGTCGCCGCGTTGATCGTGTCGCGCCACGTCGTCGAGAGGAGTTCGGCCGCGCGGAGGAACACGGCAGCGCGATCCTCCCAGGCCCACCGGCTCCACTCTTCACGGGCGGCCAGCGCCGCGTCGATGGCCTGCTGCGCCAGTGCGGGGGTGGCCCCGTGCCATGTGCCGAGCACGTGCTGGTGCGCGTGCGGCATGATGCAGGACGCCGTGTCGCCGGTGTGGTGCGGCGTGCCCCCGACGATCACCGGGATATCAACCTGCTCGGCGGCCATGCTGCCGAGCCGCGCCTTCAACGAAGCGCGCTCGGGCGAGCCCGGCGCGTAGCTGCGAATCGGTTCGTTGACGACGGCCGGCACCCGGCGCCGCGCCGCAAGACTGGCCACGGGGGAATCAGACATGACGAGGAGTGTAGCTAATGCCCCCTCGTCCTGTCCCACTTCGGGTCGCCACCCCGGGCGTTGCCGGGGAGCGTCTCCCAGGGGTCGGCGATGAGGCCGTTCTGATCGTAGACGACCTTGCCGTCGCGGACGGTGAGCTCGCACGACAGGCGCTGGCTCGCGTTGATGCGGCCGCCGGCGGGGTCCACGAAGCCGAAGCTGCCCTTCTCGAGCCGCAGCACGGCGACGTCTGCCGGGGCGCCCACCGACAGGTGCCCGAGCGACTCCAGCTTGATCTCGCGCGCGGGATTCCACGTCGATTGGCGGATGACGTCCACGAGCGGCACGCCCATCGCCATGAACTTGCCCATCACGTTCAGCATGTCCTTCATCGCGGAGTTCATGCTGCTCGTATGGAGGTCGGTCGAGATGGAGTCGGGCACGAAGCCCTTCTGCACCATCGGGACGGCCGCCGAGTAGCGGAAGCTCGCGCCGCCGTGGCCGACGTCGAAGATGATGCCGCGCTTGCGGCCGGCGACCATCGCCGCGCTCGGCCCCTTCGCGGCTGCGTCGAACTCGCCGCGCACGCCGCCATACATGTGCGTGAAGATGTCGCCCGGACGCAGGTACGTCATGAACAGGTCCATGAGCGTGCGACCCGCGCGCACGTTGCCGCCGAAGTCGATCATCACGGGGATGTCGGCCTTCCGCCCCGCGATCACGGCCTGCTCGTACGGCTTCCAGTCCTTGCCGTTGTAGTGCGCGCTCTTGACGCCGACCACGACGCCCTTGTGCCGGAGCGCCATGGCGGCGGTGGCCTCGCCGTCCATGTCGTCGGCGTTCTGTTCGATCGGCCCCGATCCCATGCCGTTGCCGACGATGTTGAGGAACGCCGTGACGCGCGTCTTCGACTCGTCGATGATGCGGCGCTTGAAGTCGGGGAAGTTGCGCCAGCCCGACGTCCCCGCATCGGACACCGTCGTCACGCAGCTGCGCAGCGTGAAGCCGTCGGGGAAGACGCTCCAGTCGCCGCCCGCGTAGTCCTTCTGCTTCTCGCCCGGGAAGATGTGCACGTGGATGTCGACGAGTCCCGGCGTCACGAGCAGCCCTCGCGCGTCGACGGCCTTGAGCGCGCGCGCGGCGGGGATGTCCACCGCGACCTCGGCGACCTTGCCGTCCTTGATCGCGACATCCCGCACGGCATCGACCCCGTTCTTCGGATCGATCAGGCGGCCGCCCTTGATGAGGAAGTCGAAGTCGGGAGCCTGCTGCGCCGCCAGAGGCGCCGCCAACAAGCCGACCACAGCCAGCACGACAACGTTGCGCATGGGGGACAACATATACCAGCCGGGCACCGGGCACCGGGCACCGGGCACCGGGCACCCTTCGACTCGCTTCGCTCGGTCAGGGCACGCACCGCGAACGGCCTCATCCGCTTGTGACAGACTGGGCGCGATTCACCCAGCATGACGCCCCTCGAACAGTCGTATCGCACGGCCCGCCGCGTGACGGTGGCCGGAATCGTGGTCAGCGCCGTCCTCGCCTGCGGCAACATCGCCGTAGGACTGGTCGAGCGTTCAACGTCCGTCCTCGCCGCCGGATTCGAGTTCGCCGGCGACGTGCTGGCCTCGACCATCGTGCTCGTGGCCATGACGGTGGCGGCCAGGCCGGCCGACGACAACCACCCGTACGGGCACGGCCGCTTCGAAACGCTGTCGGCCTTCATCGTCGGCGGCATCCTGACGCTGGCCGGCATCGCGATCTGCTACCAATCGCTGCAGGCCGTCACGGCGGCGCATCCTCCGCCCGGGAAGATGGCCGCGATCCCGCTCGTCGCGGCCATCGTGCTGCGCGGCGGCATGTCCGCCCTCAAGTTCGGCGTGGGCCGGCGCCTGCGCAGCGCCGCGCTCGTGGCCGACGCCTGGAACGATGCCGTCGACATCCTGTCGGCGACGGCTGCCCTGGTCGCCGTCGCCCTGACGACGTACGACCCGCAACGATTCCTGCCGGCTGACCACTACGGCGGGTTCGTGGTCGGCGTAGTCGTGGTGGTAACGGGGCTGCGCGTCGCCCGCGATGCGTCACTCGAGCTCGTCGACTCCATGCCGGCATCGGCGATGACCGACGAACTTGCCGCGCTGGCCCTGTCGGTCCCGGGCGTGCTCGGCGTCGACAAACTGTTCGCGCGAAAGACGGGGCTGCAGTATCACGTCGACATGCACATCGAAGTCGATTCCACCCTCAGCATCGGCGACTCCCACGCCATCGGTGGACACGTGCGATCGACACTGAAGCGCGAAGCGCCCTGGGTGGCGGACGTCCTCGTCCATGTCGAACCCGCGCACGTCGATCGGCGCCCCGGGTGAGTTACCTTCTCCGCATGCGTCTTGCACTCGGGCTGGTGATCGTGGGGATCGTGTGTCCGTCGACGGCACTCGCGCAGGCTGTCGATCCGCGTGGGGCGGACCTGTTCGTGGCGCATTGCGCGACGTGTCACGGGGCCGACGGACGGGGCGGCGAGCGTGGGCCCGACATCGTGACGGGGCCGCGCAATCGCAACAGGACCGTCGCCGCGATTCAGTCCGTGATCAAGCAGGGCATGCCCGGCGGAGGCATGCCGCCCATCGCGCTCGACGAGGCGCAGGCGACGCTGGTTGCGAATCACCTGCGGACGCTCGCAGCCGACGCATGGGAACCGCCCACGTGGCCGCGCATCGGCGCGCAGGTGCGCGGCGGCGCGCGCGTCGAAGGTCTCGTGCTGAACGAGACGGGCTCGCACCTCTATCTCCTTCGCAACGACGGCTCGCTGGCCAGGCTGCCGCGGCGCGACGTGACGTCCACAGACGACATGGGGCGCGTCGAGATGCCCACGCTCGTGCCTCGGGACCGTCCGGCGCCGGCGAATCCCGGCGACTGGGCGACGTACAACGGCGAGATCGGTGGCAACAGGCACACGGCGCTGGCGCAGATCACACCCGCCAACGTCTCGCGCCTTCGGCCGGCGTGGACGTTCGCGATTGCCGGTGCGCGCAATCTCAAGACGACGCCGCTCGTGGTCGACGGCGTGATGTACGTCACGGCGCCCAACGAGGTCTTCGCGATCGACGCGCGTACCGGCGCGCAGATCTGGCATCACCGGCGTCCACGTACGCCGGGCGTCATCGGCGACGCCGGCGGCGGCGTCAATCGCGGCGTGGCGCTCGCGGGCGATCGCGTCTTCTTCGTCACCGACGATGCGCGGATCGTGGCGCTGCATCGCGGCAACGGGCAGCCGCTGTGGGAGACGGTGATGGCCGACTTCCGCGCGCACTACGGCTCGACGTCGGCGCCGCTCGTCGTGGGCGATCGCGTGTATTCCGGCGTGTCCGGCGGCGACGAGGGCGTGCGCGGGTTCCTCGCGGCGTTCGACATCGCCACGGGCCGCGAGGTCTGGCGCGTGTGGACGGTCCCCGCGCCGGGTGAACCGGGATCGGAGACATGGGGCGGCCGTGCCATCGAGCACGGGTGCGCCGCGCCGTGGCTGACGGGGTCGTACGACGCATCGCTCGACACGCTCTACTGGACCACGGGCAATCCGTGCCCCGACTACAACGGCGACGAGCGCGTGGGCGACAACCTCTATTCCAACAGCGTGCTTGCGCTCGATCCGGCCACGGGCGCGCGGCGGTGGCACTTCCAGTTCACGCCGCACGACCTGCACGA
The DNA window shown above is from Acidobacteriota bacterium and carries:
- a CDS encoding amidohydrolase/deacetylase family metallohydrolase; amino-acid sequence: MRNVVVLAVVGLLAAPLAAQQAPDFDFLIKGGRLIDPKNGVDAVRDVAIKDGKVAEVAVDIPAARALKAVDARGLLVTPGLVDIHVHIFPGEKQKDYAGGDWSVFPDGFTLRSCVTTVSDAGTSGWRNFPDFKRRIIDESKTRVTAFLNIVGNGMGSGPIEQNADDMDGEATAAMALRHKGVVVGVKSAHYNGKDWKPYEQAVIAGRKADIPVMIDFGGNVRAGRTLMDLFMTYLRPGDIFTHMYGGVRGEFDAAAKGPSAAMVAGRKRGIIFDVGHGGASFRYSAAVPMVQKGFVPDSISTDLHTSSMNSAMKDMLNVMGKFMAMGVPLVDVIRQSTWNPAREIKLESLGHLSVGAPADVAVLRLEKGSFGFVDPAGGRINASQRLSCELTVRDGKVVYDQNGLIADPWETLPGNARGGDPKWDRTRGH
- a CDS encoding cation transporter; protein product: MTPLEQSYRTARRVTVAGIVVSAVLACGNIAVGLVERSTSVLAAGFEFAGDVLASTIVLVAMTVAARPADDNHPYGHGRFETLSAFIVGGILTLAGIAICYQSLQAVTAAHPPPGKMAAIPLVAAIVLRGGMSALKFGVGRRLRSAALVADAWNDAVDILSATAALVAVALTTYDPQRFLPADHYGGFVVGVVVVVTGLRVARDASLELVDSMPASAMTDELAALALSVPGVLGVDKLFARKTGLQYHVDMHIEVDSTLSIGDSHAIGGHVRSTLKREAPWVADVLVHVEPAHVDRRPG
- a CDS encoding PQQ-binding-like beta-propeller repeat protein; this translates as MRLALGLVIVGIVCPSTALAQAVDPRGADLFVAHCATCHGADGRGGERGPDIVTGPRNRNRTVAAIQSVIKQGMPGGGMPPIALDEAQATLVANHLRTLAADAWEPPTWPRIGAQVRGGARVEGLVLNETGSHLYLLRNDGSLARLPRRDVTSTDDMGRVEMPTLVPRDRPAPANPGDWATYNGEIGGNRHTALAQITPANVSRLRPAWTFAIAGARNLKTTPLVVDGVMYVTAPNEVFAIDARTGAQIWHHRRPRTPGVIGDAGGGVNRGVALAGDRVFFVTDDARIVALHRGNGQPLWETVMADFRAHYGSTSAPLVVGDRVYSGVSGGDEGVRGFLAAFDIATGREVWRVWTVPAPGEPGSETWGGRAIEHGCAAPWLTGSYDASLDTLYWTTGNPCPDYNGDERVGDNLYSNSVLALDPATGARRWHFQFTPHDLHDWDAVQTVIVADARFQGRTRKLLLQANRNGFFYVLDRETGKMLLAQPFQKKLNWASGIDADGRPVRVPGKEPSWGGTLVCPTVEGATNWMSPAFNPDLGLFYVQALERCTIFTKSTRWFEPGQSFYGGTTRRVPGETGGKVLRAIDINTGRITWELPQVGDGESWGGVLSTATGLLFVAEDDGRFTAVDAKTGARLWEFPANALWRASPMTYMAGDTQHLAIAGGGVIYAFALQ
- the pruA gene encoding L-glutamate gamma-semialdehyde dehydrogenase; this encodes MSDSPVASLAARRRVPAVVNEPIRSYAPGSPERASLKARLGSMAAEQVDIPVIVGGTPHHTGDTASCIMPHAHQHVLGTWHGATPALAQQAIDAALAAREEWSRWAWEDRAAVFLRAAELLSTTWRDTINAATMLGQSKTVFQSEIDAACELADFLRFNCAFAEDLYAEQPVNDKGVWNQTDYRPLEGFVYAVSPFNFTAIGGNLTAAPAVMGNTIVWKPSQTAMLSNYYVMKLFEAAGLPPGVINFVPGDPVAISDVVLNHPELAGVHFTGSTTVFQHMWKTVAGRVDQYRSYPRMVGETGGKDFIMAHPSANVDALAVAIVRGGFEFQGQKCSACSRVYIPQSLWGAVKDRIVAMMADIRVGDVRDFRNFMGAVIDQRSFTKIGGYLEEARRTGTVLSGGTASNEVGYFVQPTFVQVEDPGARLLCEEIFGPVVTAYVYPDDQFIETMAIVNRTSPYALTGAIFADDRRAVRQAYTHLRNAAGNFYINDKCTGAVVGQQPFGGARASGTNDKAGSKLNLLRWVSPRSIKETFVPPTDYRYPYMGEE